The Ferroacidibacillus organovorans genome contains a region encoding:
- a CDS encoding ABC transporter ATP-binding protein: protein MANPSIELHDILVKRDGRVILNLPSLEIGKGEHWAILGANGSGKTTLLQMILGYLWPTQGTVRVLGHILGRYDVRELRKQIGFVSMAMTERFLAADTAETIVATGKTAAAGSYLPLSDEDMKRAGELLDSLSMKHLANHPFRTLSQGERQKVMIARALHAEPELLVLDEPCTGLDFPSRESLLEMIEGIATTAHAPQILYVTHYPNELFPALTHVLMLKEGTLVAAGEKISSLTAGNLSEAFSLPIQLTWEDGVPNARRKKAANAID from the coding sequence GTGGCGAATCCATCCATTGAACTTCACGATATTCTTGTAAAACGAGATGGCCGCGTTATCTTGAACCTCCCCTCTTTAGAGATCGGGAAAGGGGAGCACTGGGCGATCCTTGGCGCGAATGGTTCAGGAAAAACGACACTGCTTCAAATGATCCTTGGGTACCTGTGGCCGACACAAGGAACGGTGCGGGTGCTTGGACACATCCTTGGGCGTTATGATGTTCGCGAGTTGCGCAAACAAATTGGCTTTGTATCCATGGCGATGACCGAGCGTTTTCTTGCTGCGGATACAGCAGAAACGATTGTGGCAACTGGAAAGACGGCTGCGGCGGGCAGCTATTTGCCACTCTCCGACGAGGATATGAAGCGTGCAGGCGAGTTGCTAGACAGTCTTTCGATGAAGCATCTGGCAAACCACCCTTTTCGCACGCTCTCGCAAGGTGAGCGGCAAAAGGTGATGATTGCGCGCGCGCTACACGCGGAACCCGAATTGCTCGTGCTCGATGAGCCGTGCACGGGCCTTGACTTTCCATCACGTGAATCACTTCTTGAAATGATTGAAGGCATCGCAACAACTGCGCATGCGCCACAGATTCTCTACGTGACGCACTATCCAAATGAACTTTTTCCTGCACTTACGCACGTTCTGATGTTAAAAGAGGGAACCTTGGTCGCAGCGGGAGAAAAGATTTCGTCACTGACTGCGGGGAATCTCTCAGAGGCATTTTCACTTCCGATTCAGCTTACATGGGAAGACGGTGTGCCAAACGCCAGAAGGAAAAAGGCGGCGAATGCGATTGATTGA
- the acnA gene encoding aconitate hydratase AcnA — protein MTHNDPFHAKQKLQVGGKSLTYFRLEALVEQGVADIKRLPFSMKVLLESVLRKYDGYVITEDHIRQLANWNAKSPDESKEVPFMPARILLQDFTGVPVVVDLAALRQAMHRLGGDPKKINPLVPVDLVIDHSVQVDSFGNAQALETNEDLEFQRNEERYKFLHWATKAFQNFRAVPPSTGIVHQVNLEYLASVVQVREENGEWVAFPDSLVGTDSHTTMINGLGVLGWGVGGIEAEAGMLGQPLYFVTPHVVGFKLTGKLPEGSTATDLALTVTNILRKKGVVGKFVEYFGPGLSSMTLADRATIANMAPEYGATMGFFPVDAETLSYLRATGRSEELIETVEVYTKAQGLFRTDDMEDPIFSDVVELDLSTVVPSLAGPKRPQDRVELTAIKQQFEEILHKPVKEGGFGVTPEKAGESFDVLLADGQTATLRAGSLVIAAITSCTNTSNPSVMIAAGILAKNAVEKGLRRQPHVKTSLGPGSRVVTQYLEDGGYMPYLETLGFQVVGYGCTTCIGNSGPLNPEIEAAIRDHELTVGAVLSGNRNFEGRIHPLVKANYLASPPLVVAYALTGRLDIDMTRDPLGLDQNGEPVYLKDIWPSSREVEDAIAKLVTPEVFRAKYKNVLQNNPRFNALPSPTGERYSFEDESTYIQEPPFFENLEHAELEIKPIEKARILALLGDSVTTDHISPAGAINPKSPAGLFLQEKGVEIRNFNSYGSRRGNHEVMMRGTFANVRIRNEMIPGTEGGFTEYLPTGETLSIYDAAMNYQRENQPTVIFAGKEYGTGSSRDWAAKGTYLLGVKAVIAESFERIHRSNLVGMGVLPIQLDEGMSWKSLGLTGKEYIEIQGLDDHVKPQQRVTLRVTAPDSSVQVVNATVRLDSPIEIDYYRNGGILQMVLRNLLK, from the coding sequence ATGACTCATAATGACCCGTTTCACGCAAAGCAAAAGCTTCAAGTTGGTGGAAAATCACTGACCTATTTTCGGTTGGAAGCACTTGTTGAACAAGGTGTTGCTGATATAAAACGTTTGCCCTTTTCTATGAAAGTTTTACTGGAGAGCGTCTTGCGCAAGTATGATGGATACGTCATTACAGAAGATCACATTCGGCAATTGGCCAATTGGAATGCTAAAAGTCCTGATGAAAGCAAAGAAGTGCCTTTTATGCCTGCGCGAATTCTCTTGCAAGATTTTACGGGCGTCCCTGTCGTCGTCGATCTTGCAGCGTTGCGTCAGGCGATGCATCGCCTCGGTGGAGATCCAAAAAAAATTAACCCGCTCGTGCCGGTTGACTTGGTCATTGACCACTCCGTTCAGGTAGACAGCTTTGGCAATGCGCAGGCGCTTGAAACGAATGAGGATCTTGAGTTTCAGCGTAATGAAGAGCGGTATAAATTTCTCCACTGGGCTACGAAGGCCTTTCAAAATTTCCGCGCGGTACCTCCATCCACAGGCATTGTTCATCAGGTCAATCTTGAATACCTCGCGTCTGTCGTGCAAGTTCGTGAAGAAAATGGTGAATGGGTTGCCTTCCCGGATTCATTGGTCGGCACGGATTCGCATACAACCATGATCAACGGGCTCGGTGTTTTGGGCTGGGGGGTCGGCGGGATTGAGGCGGAAGCCGGGATGCTTGGTCAACCTCTCTATTTTGTGACGCCGCACGTGGTGGGTTTCAAACTGACTGGAAAGCTTCCTGAAGGCTCGACGGCGACTGACTTAGCGCTCACGGTAACGAATATTCTGCGCAAAAAAGGGGTCGTCGGCAAGTTTGTCGAGTATTTTGGGCCGGGTCTCAGTTCGATGACGCTTGCCGATCGCGCCACCATTGCAAACATGGCGCCAGAATACGGAGCAACGATGGGCTTTTTCCCTGTCGACGCGGAGACGCTTTCTTACTTGCGCGCCACGGGTCGGAGTGAAGAATTGATCGAAACGGTTGAAGTGTATACCAAAGCACAGGGCCTTTTCAGAACAGATGACATGGAGGATCCGATTTTTTCGGACGTGGTTGAACTCGACCTCTCCACAGTCGTCCCTTCGCTCGCAGGTCCAAAGCGTCCGCAGGATCGCGTGGAACTGACGGCAATCAAGCAACAGTTTGAAGAGATTCTGCACAAACCGGTAAAAGAGGGCGGTTTTGGTGTCACGCCGGAAAAAGCGGGCGAATCTTTCGATGTTTTACTTGCAGATGGGCAAACCGCGACGCTGCGGGCGGGCTCGCTTGTGATTGCAGCGATTACCAGCTGTACCAACACCTCGAACCCATCGGTCATGATTGCGGCAGGGATTCTCGCCAAAAACGCGGTGGAAAAGGGACTGCGCCGCCAACCGCACGTGAAAACGAGTCTCGGTCCTGGCTCGCGCGTCGTGACGCAGTATTTGGAGGATGGCGGCTATATGCCGTACCTTGAGACGCTTGGTTTCCAGGTTGTCGGCTACGGATGTACGACGTGCATCGGCAACAGCGGCCCGCTCAACCCGGAGATTGAGGCTGCGATCCGCGACCATGAGTTGACGGTGGGTGCGGTGCTCTCTGGCAATCGCAACTTTGAAGGGCGTATCCATCCGCTCGTCAAGGCAAACTATCTCGCGTCGCCACCGCTTGTCGTGGCGTATGCCCTCACGGGACGGCTAGACATCGACATGACAAGAGATCCGCTCGGGCTCGATCAGAACGGGGAGCCCGTCTACCTCAAAGATATTTGGCCGTCCTCACGCGAGGTGGAAGACGCGATTGCAAAACTCGTCACGCCAGAAGTCTTTAGAGCGAAATACAAAAATGTGCTGCAAAACAATCCGCGGTTTAATGCATTGCCAAGCCCGACGGGTGAGCGTTATAGCTTTGAAGATGAATCTACGTACATTCAGGAGCCGCCATTCTTTGAAAACTTGGAGCATGCGGAACTTGAAATAAAGCCGATTGAAAAAGCGCGCATTCTTGCCCTGCTCGGCGACAGTGTCACGACGGACCACATCTCACCGGCCGGAGCGATTAACCCGAAAAGTCCGGCGGGTCTATTTTTGCAAGAAAAAGGCGTGGAGATCAGAAACTTTAACTCGTATGGCTCGCGTCGCGGAAATCACGAGGTCATGATGCGCGGGACGTTTGCGAATGTGCGAATTCGCAATGAGATGATTCCGGGAACGGAAGGCGGATTTACGGAGTATTTGCCTACGGGTGAAACGCTTTCCATCTATGACGCTGCGATGAACTATCAGAGAGAAAACCAACCCACCGTCATTTTCGCGGGAAAAGAGTACGGTACGGGAAGTTCGCGGGACTGGGCGGCCAAAGGAACCTATCTTCTTGGCGTGAAGGCGGTCATCGCGGAGAGCTTTGAGCGAATTCACCGCAGCAACCTCGTTGGTATGGGGGTCCTCCCAATTCAGTTGGATGAGGGAATGTCGTGGAAATCGCTTGGACTGACAGGGAAAGAGTACATCGAAATTCAAGGTCTCGATGATCACGTGAAGCCACAACAACGCGTGACGTTAAGGGTAACTGCGCCAGACAGCAGCGTTCAGGTGGTAAACGCGACCGTGCGTCTGGATAGCCCGATCGAGATCGATTACTATCGCAACGGCGGAATTTTGCAAATGGTACTTCGCAACTTGCTGAAATAA
- a CDS encoding SCP2 sterol-binding domain-containing protein, whose translation MEPIDARTVFAGMKTQFDPHAAKGVNAKIVYELSGSDATMWTLSVQDGVLDVREGKDEGRVQAVVRMSSDDFVKVALGKANPMTLFMTGKLKIDGDPFMAQKFQSFFKKPDHV comes from the coding sequence ATGGAACCCATCGACGCACGCACAGTTTTTGCCGGAATGAAAACGCAGTTTGACCCCCATGCGGCCAAAGGGGTAAACGCGAAAATTGTCTATGAGTTGTCGGGATCCGACGCGACGATGTGGACACTAAGCGTTCAGGATGGCGTGCTTGATGTTCGTGAGGGCAAGGATGAGGGACGCGTTCAGGCTGTTGTGCGGATGAGTTCTGACGATTTTGTGAAGGTTGCATTGGGAAAGGCGAATCCGATGACCCTGTTTATGACTGGAAAACTCAAAATTGATGGCGATCCATTTATGGCACAAAAGTTTCAATCCTTTTTCAAAAAGCCGGATCATGTCTAA
- a CDS encoding PD-(D/E)XK nuclease family protein, which translates to MIEVVAGRAGVGKTRELLSRITECCQSDPLGEPLILIVPDQYAFTAEKLLLQMSSGGAITRVSVETFTRLAHRAKQLLGKADMPLVRSPGRHALIAAAYEIAYPSLTRLRRANPTPQFLTRIGKLIEECQTSLVDEDGVKRIALFEQVELRDKLADALQILNVYRQLIAGKMTDRHDLLPLLAEGIKRRLLLTGTVFLDGFLGYTPQEFAVLEQLCESAANLTLTYSGPASLLTVRQSSSEHSRLAQAKETGERLFQFLSRFSECEARVVNLDEIAHDPPRFLQSPVLKRLEAVAAGDLRPLSLSVAPLHTGTPLAITQAPHRRAEVEDVLSRILFLREKECLSWSDFMVITTNPRDYEALLSAHLEEARIPYFLDRRRPLLHHPLARAILSLLSIQLDALASRALVGLLKTDLLPFTRDEVDLFENDWIESGVTVLDWFKDERETSRRRGRMETLKRSLARFVANTACVHAQDLVEHVDQFMQEMRVFDRLAKRTEDDRAAGKRLDAQFHEQAAIEIAQLFEDLVYAFGDSAKPLTAWEKLMRTALATVHAGSVPPQAETLIITDPSRLRGNEARHVFVLGCDDANFPPVHREDDVLSDREREWVRTLGIPIGPSALKRQSFERDRFYALATRATDCVAFSYAKSDERGRIRGPGEYLREIKEILCDAVSERDLCIEQSAAQVDETVRFHSPAAMARQALMWMQHKNQRALGEEVEAALQQMGYAGLMLDLTNPRAATSEQLTREMANRLYGTSLYVSVSRLERFAACAFAHFASDGLKLRPRRTVDVDALLKGQFLHEVLHLYTTWQKAQDPFPDFDQARLKMEEIIDAQLDLHFPSPDVARAASRLNRRQLRARLLRTHAALYEHDVRSAYKTAETEVLFDEGATLPPIAIRLGGDDLLKIRGRIDRIDVAFLGEQMYFRVIDYKSRPRAVDLLRIYLGLSLQLPVYAHVVEKASQALFHAPSQFAGMYYVPVYDPLSELKRDEDKATSLRKPIRFRGLGLANRDVLQLLDRRMPAEKDLFSQMLTTRGIHANAMVVDAEVWHALREHTLKKASELAREMIEGVTAAEPYQLKKERACHMCDLQSVCQFEGRFDGRQLRVMRAMPKAYVVAQLRRSENDGKEGPR; encoded by the coding sequence TTGATTGAGGTCGTGGCAGGTCGCGCAGGCGTCGGCAAGACACGTGAGCTGTTGTCTCGCATCACGGAATGTTGCCAATCCGATCCGTTGGGTGAGCCGCTCATCCTGATCGTGCCCGACCAATATGCGTTTACCGCAGAGAAATTGCTCCTGCAAATGAGTTCAGGCGGCGCGATCACGCGTGTTTCCGTTGAAACCTTTACAAGGCTTGCCCACCGCGCCAAACAGCTTCTCGGTAAGGCAGACATGCCGCTCGTGCGCAGTCCGGGACGACACGCGTTGATTGCCGCTGCATACGAGATTGCGTATCCATCCCTGACGCGATTGCGCAGGGCCAATCCGACACCGCAGTTTCTCACGCGCATTGGCAAACTGATCGAGGAGTGTCAGACGAGTCTTGTCGATGAAGACGGCGTGAAGCGCATCGCTCTTTTTGAGCAGGTTGAACTGCGCGACAAGCTGGCAGATGCGCTGCAAATCCTCAACGTGTACCGGCAGTTGATTGCAGGCAAGATGACGGACCGCCATGACCTGTTGCCGCTGTTGGCAGAAGGAATCAAGCGGCGGCTCTTGCTCACAGGGACGGTTTTTTTAGATGGATTCCTGGGATACACACCGCAGGAGTTTGCGGTTCTTGAGCAGTTGTGTGAAAGTGCGGCGAATTTGACGCTCACCTATTCAGGTCCCGCGTCACTCCTTACGGTGCGTCAGAGTTCGAGCGAGCATTCACGGCTTGCGCAGGCAAAAGAGACGGGCGAGCGTCTTTTTCAATTCTTGTCCCGCTTTTCAGAGTGTGAAGCGCGAGTCGTGAATTTGGATGAAATCGCGCATGATCCCCCTCGGTTTTTGCAATCGCCTGTATTGAAACGTCTCGAAGCGGTTGCCGCAGGCGATCTTCGTCCGTTGTCCTTGTCTGTAGCTCCTTTGCATACAGGCACTCCTCTCGCGATTACACAGGCGCCGCATCGGCGCGCCGAGGTCGAAGATGTGCTGTCACGGATCCTGTTTTTGCGCGAGAAGGAATGCTTATCATGGTCTGATTTTATGGTGATCACAACGAATCCGCGCGACTATGAGGCGCTTTTGTCCGCGCATCTAGAGGAGGCGAGAATCCCTTATTTCTTGGATCGTCGCCGTCCCTTGCTTCATCACCCGCTCGCTCGCGCCATTCTCTCTCTTTTGTCTATCCAACTGGATGCTTTGGCGAGTCGCGCGCTTGTGGGGCTTTTAAAAACGGATCTGTTGCCATTTACACGCGACGAAGTCGATTTGTTTGAGAATGACTGGATTGAATCGGGTGTCACGGTGCTCGATTGGTTCAAAGATGAGCGAGAAACGTCACGCAGGCGTGGACGGATGGAAACCTTAAAGCGCAGCCTCGCACGTTTTGTCGCAAACACTGCCTGCGTGCACGCGCAGGATCTGGTCGAACACGTGGATCAGTTTATGCAAGAGATGCGTGTCTTTGATCGCCTCGCAAAACGTACGGAGGATGACCGTGCGGCGGGAAAGCGTCTTGATGCACAGTTTCACGAACAGGCGGCAATTGAGATCGCGCAGCTGTTTGAAGATCTCGTATACGCGTTTGGCGATAGCGCAAAACCTCTGACTGCGTGGGAAAAACTCATGCGCACCGCACTTGCGACAGTCCACGCGGGAAGTGTGCCGCCACAGGCAGAGACGCTGATCATCACGGACCCGAGTCGTCTGCGCGGCAATGAGGCAAGGCACGTCTTTGTGCTCGGTTGTGACGACGCGAATTTTCCTCCGGTTCACCGCGAAGATGACGTGCTTAGCGATCGTGAGCGCGAATGGGTCCGTACCCTTGGCATACCTATCGGTCCGTCCGCCCTCAAGCGGCAATCGTTTGAGCGTGACCGATTTTATGCGCTCGCGACGCGCGCGACGGATTGTGTCGCCTTTTCATACGCAAAAAGCGACGAGCGCGGACGGATTCGAGGCCCTGGCGAGTACCTTCGCGAGATCAAGGAGATCTTGTGCGATGCTGTGAGCGAACGCGATCTTTGCATAGAGCAAAGCGCAGCGCAGGTTGATGAGACAGTGCGCTTTCACTCGCCTGCAGCAATGGCGCGCCAGGCGCTTATGTGGATGCAGCACAAAAATCAGCGTGCGCTCGGAGAGGAAGTGGAGGCAGCGCTTCAGCAGATGGGGTATGCTGGTCTGATGCTCGATCTTACCAATCCCCGCGCTGCAACGAGTGAGCAACTTACACGTGAAATGGCTAACAGGCTCTACGGAACATCACTCTATGTGAGCGTCTCGCGGCTTGAGCGCTTTGCCGCATGCGCATTCGCCCATTTTGCAAGTGATGGGTTAAAGCTTAGGCCGCGCCGGACAGTGGATGTCGACGCCCTTTTGAAAGGACAGTTTTTGCACGAGGTGCTTCATCTTTACACGACATGGCAAAAGGCGCAGGATCCGTTTCCGGACTTCGATCAGGCACGCCTAAAAATGGAGGAGATCATCGACGCGCAATTGGACCTGCATTTTCCATCGCCAGACGTCGCGCGCGCAGCGTCCCGTCTTAACCGCCGCCAATTGCGGGCGCGCCTTTTGCGAACACACGCTGCGCTCTATGAGCACGATGTGCGCAGTGCGTACAAGACAGCTGAGACGGAAGTTTTGTTTGATGAAGGTGCGACACTGCCTCCTATCGCAATTCGCCTAGGCGGCGATGATCTCCTGAAAATTCGCGGGCGAATTGATCGCATTGATGTGGCATTTCTCGGTGAGCAGATGTATTTTCGCGTGATTGACTATAAAAGCAGGCCGCGCGCCGTCGATCTTTTACGCATATACCTTGGTTTGTCTCTCCAGTTGCCTGTGTACGCACACGTGGTCGAAAAGGCGAGTCAGGCGCTCTTTCACGCGCCGAGCCAGTTTGCGGGAATGTACTATGTGCCAGTGTACGACCCGCTCTCGGAGTTGAAACGAGATGAAGATAAAGCGACATCGCTGCGCAAACCCATCCGGTTTCGCGGTCTTGGCCTTGCGAATCGCGATGTGCTGCAACTGCTCGATCGCAGGATGCCTGCAGAAAAGGATTTGTTTTCGCAAATGTTGACGACGCGAGGGATCCACGCAAACGCCATGGTGGTCGATGCAGAGGTGTGGCATGCGTTGCGCGAGCACACGTTGAAAAAAGCCTCAGAGCTAGCGCGAGAGATGATCGAAGGCGTGACGGCAGCCGAACCTTATCAGCTAAAGAAAGAGCGCGCGTGCCACATGTGTGATCTTCAAAGCGTTTGTCAGTTCGAGGGACGCTTTGACGGGCGCCAATTGCGTGTGATGCGAGCGATGCCAAAGGCTTATGTGGTGGCGCAATTGCGACGCTCAGAGAATGATGGCAAGGAGGGGCCGCGATGA